The following coding sequences lie in one Stigmatopora argus isolate UIUO_Sarg chromosome 5, RoL_Sarg_1.0, whole genome shotgun sequence genomic window:
- the LOC144074682 gene encoding ATP synthase F(1) complex subunit alpha, mitochondrial-like — MLSVRVVAALARTLPRRAGLVSKAVPAACVGVNHLHTHRPWLQKTGTAEVSSILEEKIMGADTSADLEETGRVLSIGDGIARVYGLRNVQAEEMVEFSSGLKGMSLNLEPDNVGVVVFGNDKLIKEGDIVKRTGAIVDVPVGEELLGRVVDALGNAIDGKGPLGSNTRRRVGLKAPGIIPRISVREPMQTGIKAVDSLVPIGRGQRELIIGDRQTGKTAIAVDTIINQKRFNEATDEKKKLYCIYVAIGQKRSTVAQLVKRLTDADAMKYTIVVSATASDAAPLQYLAPYSGCSMGEYFRDNGKHALIIYDDLSKQAVAYRQMSLLLRRPPGREAYPGDVFYLHSRLLERAAKMNDNFGGGSLTALPVIETQAGDVSAYIPTNVISITDGQIFLETELFYKGIRPAINVGLSVSRVGSAAQTRAMKQVAGTMKLELAQYREVAAFAQFGSDLDAATQQLLNRGVRLTELLKQGQYCPMAIEEQVTVIYAGVRGHLDKMEPNKITKFEKAFLQHILSQHQDLLSAIRADGQISEASDAKLKQIVLTFLSSFE; from the exons ATGTTGTCTGTGCGAGTTGTTGCTGCGTTGGCCAGGACTCTACCTAGAAGGGCCGGATTA GTGTCCAAGGCTGTGCCGGCCGCCTGCGTTGGGGTCAACCACCTCCACACACACCGACCATGGCTGCAGAAGACTG gcACCGCCGAGGTTTCCTCAATCCTGGAGGAGAAGATCATGGGAGCAGACACCTCTGCTGACCTGGAGGAGACCGGACGCGTGCTGTCCATTGGTGACGGTATTGCTAGGGTGTATGGTCTGAGGAATGTCCAGGCTGAAGAGATGGTGGAATTTTCCTCTGGACTCAAG GGTATGTCTCTGAACTTGGAGCCCGACAATGTCGGCGTGGTGGTGTTCGGTAACGACAAGTTGATCAAGGAGGGCGATATAGTCAAGAGGACCGGTGCGATTGTGGACGTTCCCGTGGGTGAGGAGCTGCTCGGTCGTGTGGTGGATGCTCTGGGAAACGCCATTGATGGAAAG GGTCCTCTCGGGTCCAACACGAGGAGGCGTGTGGGTCTGAAGGCCCCAGGTATTATTCCTCGTATCTCTGTGAGGGAGCCCATGCAGACTGGCATCAAGGCCGTAGACAGCCTGGTGCCAATTGGAAGAGGCCAGCGTGAGCTTATCATTGGTGACAGGCAGACTGG CAAAACCGCCATTGCTGTCGACACCATCATCAACCAGAAGCGCTTCAACGAGGCCACCGACGAGAAGAAGAAGCTCTACTGTATCTACGTGGCCATCGGCCAGAAGAGGTCTACTGTGGCCCAGTTGGTGAAGAGGCTGACTGACGCCGACGCCATGAAGTACACCATCGTGGTCTCGGCCACCGCCTCCGATGCGGCCCCCCTGCAGTACTTGGCCCCGTACTCGGGCTGCTCCATGGGCGAATATTTCCGCGACAACGGCAAGCACGCCCTCATCATCTACGACGATTTGTCCAAGCAG GCCGTAGCCTACCGTCAGATGTCCCTGTTGCTGCGTCGCCCCCCGGGTCGTGAGGCCTATCCCGGCGATGTCTTTTACCTTCATTCCCGCCTGCTGGAAAGAGCCGCCAAGATGAATGACAATTTTGGCGGCGGCTCCCTCACCGCCCTGCCCGTCATCGAGACCCAGGCCGGCGACGTGTCCGCCTACATCCCCACCAACGTCATTTCCATCACTGACGGACAG ATCTTCTTGGAGACCGAGCTGTTCTACAAGGGCATCCGTCCCGCCATCAATGTCGGTCTGTCTGTGTCCCGTGTGGGTTCTGCTGCTCAGACCAGAGCCATGAAGCAG GTGGCCGGTACCATGAAGCTGGAGCTTGCTCAGTACCGTGAGGTGGCTGCTTTCGCTCAATTTGGTTCCGATCTGGACGCTGCCACCCAGCAGCTCCTGAACCGAGGTGTCAGGCTCACGGAACTGCTCAAGCAGGGACAGTATT GTCCCATGGCCATCGAGGAGCAGGTGACGGTCATCTATGCCGGTGTCAGGGGGCACCTGGACAAAATGGAGCCCAACAAGATCACCAAGTTCGAGAAGGCTTTCCTGCAACACATCCTCAGCCAGCACCAAGACCTGCTCTCTGCAATCAG GGCTGATGGCCAAATCTCAGAGGCATCTGATGCCAAACTGAAGCAGAttgttctgaccttcctgtccAGTTTTGAGTGA
- the LOC144074502 gene encoding phospholipid phosphatase 1-like produces the protein MFEVSGIPVILLDITCLILVGLPFFILTPQHSPFKRGFFCDDESIRYPLKEDTVSYQLLGGVMIPFTLIVIICGECLSIYLNHTKSKMLSHKYAMCVYKAVGCYLFGAAANQSLTDIAKYSIGRLRPHFLAVCKPQWDRINCKDGTFVENFTCSGDQFLVDEARLSFFSGHSSFSMYCMLFLVLYIQARFKAKWARLLRPTFQFFLFATAIYVGLTRVSDYKHHWSDVLAGLLNGGAVAFFTVFSVSNFFQQPIKMGVSQEEGGQHTSLQRSPPNSNHYGSTD, from the exons ATGTTTGAAGTTTCTGGAATCCCAGTCATCCTGTTGGACATTACGTGCCTCATTCTGG TGGGACTTCCCTTCTTCATCCTCACTCCTCAGCACAGCCCGTTCAAGCGAGGATTCTTCTGCGATGATGAGTCCATCCGCTACCCCCTCAAAGAGGACACCGTTTCCTACCAGCTCTTGGGGGGCGTCATGATCCCCTTCACACTCATCGTT ATCATCTGTGGCGAGTGCCTTTCCATCTACCTGAACCACACCAAGAGCAAGATGCTCAGCCATAAATATGCAATGTGCGTCTACAAGGCCGTGGGCTGCTACTTGTTTGGGGCGGCGGCCAACCAGTCGCTGACGGACATCGCCAAGTATTCCATCGGGCGACTGCGGCCGCACTTCCTGGCCGTTTGCAAGCCGCAGTGGGACCGCATCAACTGCAAAGATGGAACATTTGTGGAAAATTTCACCTGTTCCGGCGATCAGTTCCTCGTGGACGAAGCAAg GCTGTCATTTTTCTCAGGCCATTCATCATTCTCCATGTACTGCATGCTATTTCTGGTT CTATACATCCAAGCCAGGTTTAAGGCCAAGTGGGCGAGGCTCCTGCGCCCCACTTTCCAATTCTTCCTGTTCGCCACGGCCATCTACGTTGGTCTGACCCGCGTGTCCGATTATAAGCACCACTGGAGCGACGTGCTCGCCGGCCTCCTGAACGGTGGCGCCGTGGCCTTCTTTACG GTGTTTTCCGTGTCCAACTTCTTCCAGCAGCCCATCAAGATGGGTGTGTCCCAGGAGGAAGGAGGCCAGCACACCAGTTTACAGCGAAGCCCACCCAACTCCAACCACTATGGCAGCACTGACTGA
- the LOC144074500 gene encoding chondroitin sulfate N-acetylgalactosaminyltransferase 1-like translates to MNEGQTAMWKRWLLVRIAQLSLGFCCCAALLYLLACGPSFRDPRHALRWSSDTASKEGYVALLQEKEDSHKHYINTLEKKIAQMKEALQQMTIQFQDSQEKEKTNRIPPLGLERLNNSPTPLELKEFFYSQLKHTEINSGISLPNEYVVIPFESFTLKRVYHLEAGVAMQPEVRPIRKDHRNELTASVETALHVLNGPQQHVDTSRMTRTFSPSDFIEGLTRNQRNRGTVYELIFKGDRPHNYVMTTLFKPFGPLVNVNSERVDTRSILVNIIVPLAKRFDTFRQFIRNFREVCIKEDDRVHLTVVYFGREQFDQVKATLAEITRETHFRNITLIQLNEQFSSGRGLEVGAKAWRQSQDVLMFFCDVDIIFTSDFLTSCRLNAKRGKKVYYPILFSQYNPSIIYRNYTHVPSIQQQLIIGNDRGFWRVFGYGMTCQYRSDFFNVGGFGQDIKGWGMEDVVLYRKHVQSKLMVVRATSRSLFHMWHEKKCSGDLPLDRYQMCMGSKAMTEASHGQLGELLFQADIQAHLERHRKSPRAVARKA, encoded by the exons ATGAATGAAGGACAGACAGccatgtggaaaagatggctgCTGGTGCGGATTGCCCAGTTGTCCTTGGGCTTCTGCTGCTGCGCGGCCCTGCTCTACCTGCTGGCTTGTGGACCCTCATTCAGAGACCCCCGGCATGCCCTCCGGTGGTCATCGGACACTGCCAGCAAGGAAGGCTATGTGGCGCTGCTCCAGGAAAAAGAGGACTCGCACAAACATTACATTAACACCCTAGAAAAGAAGATAGCACAAATGAAGGAGGCTCTTCAGCAGATGACAATTCAATTTCAGGACTCACAGGAAAAGGAAAAGACCAATAGGATTCCGCCTCTAGGCTTGGAGCGACTGAACAACTCCCCCACACCATTGGAACTCAAG GAGTTCTTCTACTCACAGCTGAAACATACAGAGATTAACTCTGGCATTTCTCTACCTAACGAATACGTTGTAATCCCATTTGAGTCATTTACATTGAAAAG AGTGTACCATCTGGAGGCAGGTGTAGCCATGCAACCCGAGGTGAGGCCCATAAGGAAGGACCACCGGAATGAGCTGACGGCCAGTGTGGAGACAGCCCTTCATGTTCTCAATGGACCTCAGCAACATGTGGACACAAGCAGAATGACACGCACTTTTTCCCCATCAGATTTCATTGAGG GGTTGACCCGCAACCAGCGGAACAGGGGGACCGTGTACGAGTTGATTTTCAAAGGTGACAGACCGCATAACTATGTCATGACGACTCTCTTCAAGCCTTTTGGCCCCTTGGTTAACGTGAATAGTGAACGGGTGGACACGCGCAGCATACTGGTCAACATCATCGTTCCACTTGCTAAGAGATTTGACACCTTCCGCCAGTTTATCCGAAACTTCAG AGAAGTTTGCATCAAGGAGGATGACAGGGTCCATCTGACGGTGGTTTACTTTGGGCGTGAGCAGTTTGACCAGGTGAAAGCTACACTAGCTGAGATAACCAG GGAGACCCACTTCAGGAACATCACACTGATCCAGCTCAATGAGCAATTCTCAAGTGGCCGTGGTTTGGAAGTGGGTGCAAAGGCCTGGAGGCAAAGCCAAGATGTACTGATGTTTTTCTGTGACGTCGACATCATCTTCACGTCAGATTTTCTGACTTCCTGTCGACTCAATGCAAAGCGTG GTAAAAAAGTTTACTACCCAATCCTCTTCAGCCAGTACAACCCATCGATCATCTACAGAAATTATACTCATGTACCATCAATTCAGCAACAACTG ATTATAGGAAATGACAGGGGGTTTTGGAGAGTGTTTGGCTATGGGATGACATGCCAGTACAGGTCGGATTTCTTCAATGTAG GTGGCTTTGGTCAAGATATTAAAGGCTGGGGGATGGAAGATGTGGTCCTGTACAGGAAACATGTGCAAAGCAAGCTGATGGTGGTGCGCGCTACATCGCGCAGCCTTTTCCACATGTGGCACGAGAAGAAGTGCAGTGGTGATCTGCCTCTGGATAGGTACCAGATGTGTATGGGGTCGAAGGCCATGACTGAGGCCTCGCACGGCCAGCTGGGGGAGCTACTCTTTCAAGCGGATATTCAGGCACATTTGGAAAGGCACAGAAAAAGCCCACGAGCTGTGGCAAGGAAAGCCTAA
- the LOC144074501 gene encoding chondroitin sulfate N-acetylgalactosaminyltransferase 1-like, producing MAILKRWLLTLLVRVTPVAIVLICSAALLYLLACRPSSRDPQQDHLWSTGTTSKEGYMALLQEREDSHKHYIDSLGKQIAQLKEALQERTLQLQESLDKAKTKGILPLGLESLHKIPTSSNLKEFFRSQLNHAEVNAGVSLSNEYLVIPFDTFTLKRVYHLETGLTKQPEERLMRKDHRNELTASVETALHVLNGPQQHVDTSRRKRTFSPSDFIEGLTRTERERGTVYDLTFRGDGPREYVKTLLFRPFGPLLKVKSEQLDPRSMLINIIIPLSERVDTFRQFIRNFREVCIQKEDRVHLTVVYFGREQIYQVKAVLAQTTRETRFRNFTLIQLNEEFSRGRGLEVGAKAWRQNQNVLMFFCDVDIIFTADFLTSCRLNAEAGKKVYYPILFSQYNPSIIYSNYTHLPPIQEQLSIKRETGFWRDFGFGMTCQYRSDFLNIGGFDHNIKGWGMEDVHLYRKYLHSKLMVVRAPSRSLFHMWHEKKCSEDLPPDKYQMCTQTKALTEASHSQLGDLLFKADIQAHLDRNRKSS from the exons ATGGCCATATTGAAAAGATGGCTGTTGACATTGTTGGTCCGAGTGACCCCGGTGGCCATTGTCCTCATCTGCTCTGCGGCCCTGCTCTACCTGCTGGCTTGTAGACCCTCATCCAGAGACCCCCAGCAGGACCATTTGTGGTCGACTGGCACCACCAGCAAGGAGGGCTACATGGCCCTACTCCAAGAGAGGGAGGACTCCCACAAACATTACATTGACAGCCTGGGAAAGCAGATAGCGCAGCTCAAGGAGGCTCTCCAGGAGAGGACGCTCCAGCTCCAGGAGTCACTGGACAAAGCCAAAACCAAAGGGATTCTGCCGCTGGGCCTGGAGAGCCTGCACAAAATTCCCACATCATCCAACCTCAAG GAGTTCTTCCGCTCACAGCTGAACCATGCAGAGGTTAACGCAGGCGTGTCTCTTTCTAATGAATACCTTGTGATCCCATTTGACACTTTTACACTAAAAAG AGTGTATCATCTGGAGACAGGCCTGACCAAGCAACCCGAGGAGAGGCTGATGAGAAAGGACCATCGGAACGAGCTGACGGCCAGTGTGGAGACAGCCCTGCATGTTCTAAATGGACCGCAGCAGCATGTGGACACCAGCAGAAGGAAACGCACTTTTTCCCCATCAGATTTCATTGAGG GGCTGACCCGCACCGAGCGAGAGAGGGGTACCGTGTACGACTTGACGTTCAGAGGCGACGGACCGCGGGAGTACGTCAAGACGCTGCTCTTCAGGCCTTTCGGCCCTTTGCTGAAGGTGAAGAGCGAACAGTTGGACCCGCGCAGTATGCTCATCAACATCATCATTCCGCTTTCCGAGAGGGTTGATACCTTCCGTCAGTTTATCCGCAACTTCAG AGAAGTGTGCATCCAGAAGGAAGACAGGGTCCACCTGACCGTGGTTTATTTTGGGCGCGAGCAGATTTACCAAGTGAAAGCAGTGCTGGCTCAGACAACCAG GGAGACCCGCTTCAGGAACTTTACCCTGATCCAGCTCAATGAGGAGTTCTCTCGTGGCCGTGGTTTGGAAGTTGGCGCCAAAGCCTGGCGGCAAAACCAGAACGTCCTGATGTTTTTTTGCGACGTCGACATCATCTTCACAGCAGATTTCTTGACTTCCTGTCGCCTCAATGCAGAGGCTG gcaAAAAGGTGTACTACCCAATCCTCTTCAGTCAGTACAACCCATCTATCATCTATAGTAATTACACTCATCTACCTCCAATTCAGGAACAACTG agcataaaacgtgaaactGGTTTCTGGAGAGATTTTGGCTTTGGGATGACATGCCAGTACAGATCGGATTTCCTCAACATAG GCGGCTTTGATCACAATATTAAAGGCTGGGGGATGGAGGATGTGCACCTGTACAGGAAGTACCTGCACAGCAAGCTGATGGTGGTGCGCGCTCCATCTCGCAGCCTTTTCCACATGTGGCACGAGAAGAAATGCAGTGAGGATCTGCCTCCAGACAAGTATCAAATGTGTACGCAGACAAAGGCCCTGACTGAGGCCTCACACAGCCAGCTGGGAGACCTGCTCTTTAAAGCGGACATCCAAGCGCATCTCGACAGAAACAGAAAAAGCTCATGA